The Syngnathoides biaculeatus isolate LvHL_M chromosome 6, ASM1980259v1, whole genome shotgun sequence genome has a window encoding:
- the terb1 gene encoding telomere repeats-binding bouquet formation protein 1 isoform X1: MYHMEVETAEAAPENMDDGGMYASNRNTIKTDLCLLLECVKFQMNCPDLQKQALVTIGSICKKKEHSVELLREMGGVIFVYNLFKSSVVHPSVRQTALYTLCILAETSVSCKNSLCRKEMFLELGSYLLEEDASLKQKSVSVYLLSVLVTDNKAGQTLARTTGCIHVLLNLFRNMFPEPTADSAHICLWTSVANALCGCVNNPQNEEIQRICMSSFPNIKMWLQQVSLPCFEVFRYLCFFITMTVANNACVQESFAATGSLEIFVLLLIRLASESDTSLSSGPFLLMIIKTTTACIANSASLALVLARYTLAGHLVSVLASPHLSCDDRLAALILLGHCTGASEEHQRQLVQSGGLPLLITLLAEETDEEVRKFAMFILQTCKQAIASLEISGQKQEEDEKPDTQAAEDFAVSSPPPSSLLQQGCRPSPDNSRTRSVFKLLDSSNVFDMKEKEEACENAEKENPESSSRSASCSVCRGTGSLMQSQVQPLEGGRDAHTVDSSQLKSPERGHHVRRAVKCSDGEELQESDMFGVKRRGEEQSHYNERCAGCVIPFEKVTSRTFGSVLFSCRQKCDMHKVLLEATELFMAPRRRALSEGEKGAAGPSRPKPEGESAGAPRGTPANWNVPSSDLKNFNMTPFSHAAKPGRIAKRRNEINLTPTQRGAKAPKFS, translated from the exons ATGTATCACATGGAAGTTGAAACTGCTGAAGCAGCTCCAGAAAACATGGATGATGGAGGGATGTACGCAAGCAACCGCAACA CCATCAAGACAGATCTCTGTTTGCTGCTGGAGTGTGTGAAGTTCCAAATGAACTGTCCGGATCTGCAAAAGCAAGCCCTCGTCACGATCGGCTCCATATGCAAGAAGAAAG AGCACAGTGTGGAGCTGTTGAGAGAAATGGGAGGCGTGATATTTGTGTACAACCTTTTCAAATCCAGTGTTGTTCATCCGTCTGTGAGGCAGACTGCACTCTATACACTTTGCATACTTGCAGAGACGAGCG TGTCCTGCAAGAATAGCCTGTGCCGAAAGGAGATGTTCCTGGAGCTCGGTAGCTACTTGTTGGAAGAAGATGCCTCCCTTAAACAGAAGAGCGTCTCCGTCTATTTGCTGTCTGTGTTGGTAACCGACAACA AGGCAGGGCAGACTTTAGCCCGAACCACCGGCTGCATACACGTTCTGCTGAACCTCTTCAG AAACATGTTCCCCGAACCTACCGCGGACTCTGCTCACATTTGTCTGTGGACATCAGTGGCAAATGCTCTCTGTGGATGTGTCAACAACCCGCAGAATg AGGAGATTCAGCGCATCTGCATGTCGTCCTTTCCCAACATAAAAATGTGGCTTCAGCAGGTTTCTTTGCCTTGCTTTGAAGTCTTCCGGTACCTCTGCTTCTTCATCACCATGACGGTTGCCAACAATG CGTGTGTTCAGGAGAGCTTTGCAGCAACCGGGTCGTTAGAGATCTTTGTTCTCCTGCTGATCCGTCTGGCTTCCGAATCCGACACAAGCCTGTCGTCCGGCCCGTTTTTATTAATGATAATCAAGACCACGACAGCTTGTATCGCGAACAGCG CAAGCTTGGCTTTAGTTTTGGCCCGCTACACCCTAGCGGGTCATCTCGTCTCCGTGCTGGCCAGTCCGCACCTCAGCTGCGACGACAGACTGGCCGCGCTCATCTTGCTGGGTCATTGCACCGGAGCTTCTG AGGAACACCAGCGTCAGCTGGTGCAGTCCGGCGGTCTGCCGCTTCTCATCACGCTGCTTGCCGAAGAGACGGACGAGGAGGTCAGGAAGTTTGCTATGTTCATTTTGCAGACCTGCAAACAGGCTA TCGCGTCCTTAGAAATCTCTGGTCAAAAGCAAGAGGAAGATGAGAAACCTGACACGCAAGCCGCCGAAGACTTTGCCGTATCTTCTCCTCCTCCGTCATCACTGCTGCAGCAAGGATGTCGCCCGTCGCCAGACAACTCCAGGACCCGCAGTGTCTTTAAACTGCTGGATTCCTCAAATGTATTCGACATGAAGGAGAAAGAGGAAGCATGTGAAAATGCTGAGAAAGAAAACCCTGAAAGCAGCAGTAGGAGCGCGTCGTGTTCAGTGTGCCGCGGTACTGGATCTCTAATGCAGTCCCAAGTACAGCCACTAGAGGGAGGCAGAGATGCACATACAGTGGACAG tTCGCAACTGAAATCTCCAGAGCGAGGGCACCATGTACGGAGGGCTGTTAAATGCAGCGATGGAGAAG AGTTGCAGGAAAGTGACATGTTTGGGGTGAAACGGCGAGGAGAAGAACAATCCCACTACAATGAAAGATGCGCAG GTTGCGTGATACCTTTTGAGAAAGTCACCAGTCGCACTTTTGGATCCGTCCTGTTCTCCTGCCGTCAGAAGTGCGACATGCACAAGGTCCTTCTCGAGGCGACGGAGCTCTTCATGGCTCCCCGCCGTCGCGCGCTGTCAGAGGGCGAGAAGGGAGCGGCGGGACCGAGCCGCCCGAAACCCGAGGGGGAGTCGGCGGGAGCGCCCCGGGGAACCCCCGCAAACTGGAACGTTCCGTCTTCcgatttaaaaa ATTTCAACATGACTCCTTTCAGTCACGCAGCAAAGCCTGGAAGGATTGCAAAGAGGCGCAATG AAATCAACTTGACCCCAACGCAAAGAGGAGCAAAAGCGCCGAAGTTTTCATAG
- the si:ch211-127m7.2 gene encoding uncharacterized protein si:ch211-127m7.2, with product MSERRRALPSWMCKKGDGEKEKQPLKTSRKKKVARAVVYCMNEKELVETAAAYLGDQRETLLFDQQARSKTKDAARKRVSSGERTGKRAATEDGEAAREHARVSETDLDVAETETLPYAGSDRGGEDSARRRTAKTEGRRLTENQSGDDGVRLVREIFFNR from the exons ATGTCGGAGCGACGCCGCGCCTTGCCGTCGTGGATGTGCAAAAAGGGCGACGGGGAGAAGGAAAAGCAGCCTCTGAAGACAAGCAGGAAGAAGAAAGTAGCGAG GGCTGTTGTTTACTGCATGAACGAGAAAGAATTAGTCGAAACGGCTGCTGCCTATCTTGGTGACCAGCGTGAAACTCTCCTGTTTGACCAGCAG GCTCGATCCAAGACGAAGGACGCCGCTCGAAAACGGGTCTCCTCGGGGGAGAGGACCGGCAAGCGGGCGGCTACGGAGGACGGGGAAGCGGCGCGCGAACACGCCCGCGTCTCGGAGACCGACTTGGATGTTGCCGAGACGGAGACGCTCCCGTACGCCGGAAGCGACCGCGGCGGCGAAGACTCGGCCCGACGGCGGACGGCCAAAACGGAGGGGCGGCGTTTGACCGAAAACCAAAGCGGCGACGACGGCGTGCGCCTCGTGCGAGAAATCTTTTTCAACCGATAA
- the terb1 gene encoding telomere repeats-binding bouquet formation protein 1 isoform X2 — MYHMEVETAEAAPENMDDGGMYASNRNTIKTDLCLLLECVKFQMNCPDLQKQALVTIGSICKKKEHSVELLREMGGVIFVYNLFKSSVVHPSVRQTALYTLCILAETSVSCKNSLCRKEMFLELGSYLLEEDASLKQKSVSVYLLSVLVTDNKAGQTLARTTGCIHVLLNLFRNMFPEPTADSAHICLWTSVANALCGCVNNPQNEEIQRICMSSFPNIKMWLQQVSLPCFEVFRYLCFFITMTVANNACVQESFAATGSLEIFVLLLIRLASESDTSLSSGPFLLMIIKTTTACIANSASLALVLARYTLAGHLVSVLASPHLSCDDRLAALILLGHCTGASEEHQRQLVQSGGLPLLITLLAEETDEEVRKFAMFILQTCKQAKISGQKQEEDEKPDTQAAEDFAVSSPPPSSLLQQGCRPSPDNSRTRSVFKLLDSSNVFDMKEKEEACENAEKENPESSSRSASCSVCRGTGSLMQSQVQPLEGGRDAHTVDSSQLKSPERGHHVRRAVKCSDGEELQESDMFGVKRRGEEQSHYNERCAGCVIPFEKVTSRTFGSVLFSCRQKCDMHKVLLEATELFMAPRRRALSEGEKGAAGPSRPKPEGESAGAPRGTPANWNVPSSDLKNFNMTPFSHAAKPGRIAKRRNEINLTPTQRGAKAPKFS, encoded by the exons ATGTATCACATGGAAGTTGAAACTGCTGAAGCAGCTCCAGAAAACATGGATGATGGAGGGATGTACGCAAGCAACCGCAACA CCATCAAGACAGATCTCTGTTTGCTGCTGGAGTGTGTGAAGTTCCAAATGAACTGTCCGGATCTGCAAAAGCAAGCCCTCGTCACGATCGGCTCCATATGCAAGAAGAAAG AGCACAGTGTGGAGCTGTTGAGAGAAATGGGAGGCGTGATATTTGTGTACAACCTTTTCAAATCCAGTGTTGTTCATCCGTCTGTGAGGCAGACTGCACTCTATACACTTTGCATACTTGCAGAGACGAGCG TGTCCTGCAAGAATAGCCTGTGCCGAAAGGAGATGTTCCTGGAGCTCGGTAGCTACTTGTTGGAAGAAGATGCCTCCCTTAAACAGAAGAGCGTCTCCGTCTATTTGCTGTCTGTGTTGGTAACCGACAACA AGGCAGGGCAGACTTTAGCCCGAACCACCGGCTGCATACACGTTCTGCTGAACCTCTTCAG AAACATGTTCCCCGAACCTACCGCGGACTCTGCTCACATTTGTCTGTGGACATCAGTGGCAAATGCTCTCTGTGGATGTGTCAACAACCCGCAGAATg AGGAGATTCAGCGCATCTGCATGTCGTCCTTTCCCAACATAAAAATGTGGCTTCAGCAGGTTTCTTTGCCTTGCTTTGAAGTCTTCCGGTACCTCTGCTTCTTCATCACCATGACGGTTGCCAACAATG CGTGTGTTCAGGAGAGCTTTGCAGCAACCGGGTCGTTAGAGATCTTTGTTCTCCTGCTGATCCGTCTGGCTTCCGAATCCGACACAAGCCTGTCGTCCGGCCCGTTTTTATTAATGATAATCAAGACCACGACAGCTTGTATCGCGAACAGCG CAAGCTTGGCTTTAGTTTTGGCCCGCTACACCCTAGCGGGTCATCTCGTCTCCGTGCTGGCCAGTCCGCACCTCAGCTGCGACGACAGACTGGCCGCGCTCATCTTGCTGGGTCATTGCACCGGAGCTTCTG AGGAACACCAGCGTCAGCTGGTGCAGTCCGGCGGTCTGCCGCTTCTCATCACGCTGCTTGCCGAAGAGACGGACGAGGAGGTCAGGAAGTTTGCTATGTTCATTTTGCAGACCTGCAAACAGGCTA AAATCTCTGGTCAAAAGCAAGAGGAAGATGAGAAACCTGACACGCAAGCCGCCGAAGACTTTGCCGTATCTTCTCCTCCTCCGTCATCACTGCTGCAGCAAGGATGTCGCCCGTCGCCAGACAACTCCAGGACCCGCAGTGTCTTTAAACTGCTGGATTCCTCAAATGTATTCGACATGAAGGAGAAAGAGGAAGCATGTGAAAATGCTGAGAAAGAAAACCCTGAAAGCAGCAGTAGGAGCGCGTCGTGTTCAGTGTGCCGCGGTACTGGATCTCTAATGCAGTCCCAAGTACAGCCACTAGAGGGAGGCAGAGATGCACATACAGTGGACAG tTCGCAACTGAAATCTCCAGAGCGAGGGCACCATGTACGGAGGGCTGTTAAATGCAGCGATGGAGAAG AGTTGCAGGAAAGTGACATGTTTGGGGTGAAACGGCGAGGAGAAGAACAATCCCACTACAATGAAAGATGCGCAG GTTGCGTGATACCTTTTGAGAAAGTCACCAGTCGCACTTTTGGATCCGTCCTGTTCTCCTGCCGTCAGAAGTGCGACATGCACAAGGTCCTTCTCGAGGCGACGGAGCTCTTCATGGCTCCCCGCCGTCGCGCGCTGTCAGAGGGCGAGAAGGGAGCGGCGGGACCGAGCCGCCCGAAACCCGAGGGGGAGTCGGCGGGAGCGCCCCGGGGAACCCCCGCAAACTGGAACGTTCCGTCTTCcgatttaaaaa ATTTCAACATGACTCCTTTCAGTCACGCAGCAAAGCCTGGAAGGATTGCAAAGAGGCGCAATG AAATCAACTTGACCCCAACGCAAAGAGGAGCAAAAGCGCCGAAGTTTTCATAG